The stretch of DNA AGCCGTACTCTCTTTCTATTGATCCCGTAGAGGCAGATGCTTCGGCAGAACCCATCACACAGCCCGACGCGCATGCTGAGCATACAAACGAGGAACCTCAGCCTGCCAGTGAAAAGCCAAGTTCTGTTTTAGAAGTTATTGAACCAGTGGAGCAGGAAGTAGAAACCGTGCAGGAAAAAGCAGCAGCGGAACCAGCTTTTGAAGAACTGGAAGAAGAACCAGCACCAAAGGAGCAGGAGGAGTCTTCTGTCGACCGCTGGCTTCAGCTGATTGAAGAGCAGCAAAGCAAGCTGTTAGCCGGCAAAACTGTTACAAAAAATATTGAAGTAAACGGAGAGATCTTAATTCCCGCCGGAACGGTTTTACAAGAAGAAGAGATTCAAAAAGCCCGCACAGCTGGATCGGAAATTCTCGTTGAATTAAGCATGAACAGCGAGGCTTAATGGTGTGGAAGAAGTACAGCGGCACCAAAAAGTGATCGGAAAAACAGCAGGACTGCTGCTGGTGCTTGTGATTTACCTTTCCTTTTTTTCGATATACGGAGGAAGTCTCATCGATCGGATTTTTTTTGCTGATGATATCTTTGATGAAGGCACAACGATTGGCCCGGAAAAAGTGGATGAAATGACAAGCTATGCTTCGGCAAAACTTTTGAATAACAGAATAGAAGACTGGGAGAAACGGGCAGTCATCACATTAAAGTATGCAGAAAAAGAAGTGACGATGAATAACAGCTTAATCTCGTTTCAAGTTGAGCAATCTGTGCGCGAAGCAGCCGATGGCCGGCAAAATCCCTTACTTGCGTCGGTTTCACCTGATGAGCTGAAGGAAGAGCTGACACGTAAAATGCCGGTTCTTCAAACAGAAGGAAGAATTGATTTGGAAACGGTGGCGGGGGATATTTCAGATATTGGCGACTACTTAAAGTCAGGTGAATCGGTGGTAGATCTTTCTCTTTATTTGAGTGAGGGCGAGAAATCAGCGAAACTGGCAGAGGTTACAGCGGATGGTTTGGATAGTGCAGCGGAGAGCTTTGTCAAAGCGAACCCGATCCTTCCGGTTAAAGCCAATATGTCTGTTTCATTTAACAGCTGGGCAGAGGCGGCCGGGGGAAAGATGGGTGAAGAAAGCTTAAATATTTTAGCTTCGTCCTTATACCAGCTCGTGCTCAAAACAAATTTTAATATTATGGAAAAAAATCAAAGCAATGCTCTTCCAGACGATATCGAACTCGGATATGA from Domibacillus sp. DTU_2020_1001157_1_SI_ALB_TIR_016 encodes:
- a CDS encoding G5 domain-containing protein; its protein translation is MEEVQRHQKVIGKTAGLLLVLVIYLSFFSIYGGSLIDRIFFADDIFDEGTTIGPEKVDEMTSYASAKLLNNRIEDWEKRAVITLKYAEKEVTMNNSLISFQVEQSVREAADGRQNPLLASVSPDELKEELTRKMPVLQTEGRIDLETVAGDISDIGDYLKSGESVVDLSLYLSEGEKSAKLAEVTADGLDSAAESFVKANPILPVKANMSVSFNSWAEAAGGKMGEESLNILASSLYQLVLKTNFNIMEKNQSNALPDDIELGYEARVEQTKEQDFVFFNPNGEAYTINWTASNGELRVSLTGVPFYYTYKTELRNKKTLHPKTVLHFSPELPYGEMQVEQYGEDGSMVDVYRSQFEGSQKLGSEQIAADFYPPVHQIELYSSQEPPPPPEPEETDEETDQDASSEAEDNTEEESQNEDQTDGDDSSSAEENSTENEQ